The genomic region CGCGGGACGCCGTCCGCGGCGCTGGGCATTGTGGGAGGGGCGGCGCGCGTCatggcggcggccgcggcggtGGCCGCGCTGTGCCGGCGCCTCCCGGGCGCGCTGCGGCTGTCAGGAGCGTGGCCGCGCCCCGCGGCTGCCGGCCCCCCCGGGTAGGCTCCGCGGCGCGGGGGCTGAGGCTCGGCCGCCGGCTGGCTggggcgggctgcggggcgggcTGCCCGCGGGCGCCTGGGCCGAGCTTCCCCCGCCCGCTGCTGGGCCGCCGGCGTGCCAGCGCCTCCGGCCTGGCTCGGGGTTGTGCTTACACCCTGCGCTTGCTGCTTTCGCCGTTTGGTCACCGTAGGAGAACGTGTTCTTGTACCGCGTAGTTCAAActtactattttaattttcaaatttttatttatccCCGAGTATCTGTATTAAGTGAGACGTGGGGGAGGAGAAAACACCAAACTGACGTTTTTATGAAGAACTAAACCCGTGCCTTTTCCCCCCCTAGACTGGGGCATTCCTCTGCCTGTAGGACCTGTGCCTTTGAATTAAACAGTCTAATGTAGCTGAATACCATTTTTCTTACCATACATAGTTTTCCTTCTGATTCTTATGCAGATTGACGCTGAATCTGTTCCACAAGGGCCTAGCAAAAGTTGAGCCCCTCTGTCAGCTGAAGTTTCTGCACACTACTTTGTCTCGGAAAGGTCTGGAGGAGTTTTTTGATGATCCAggaaactggggagaaaaaagtgtAAAGTCTGGTGAGTTTTGTTTAGCATTTCTGATGGCAATCTTTGAGTCACTTTTGCTCAGCTGAAATCTGACCGATTCTTTTGCATTATTGGAAGTATTCATAGCTACATGAAActttatttatatgtgtatgtacatacatatactTGTGCATCTTTATGCCTATTAATTTTGTCTGCGTGTATTCCGTGTTTATGAAAGCAAGTAGCTCTATGCAGCAAAATATTGTGTTGTAGATCCTCTGCCTTGCTCTTCAGTGTGCGTATCACAGAAGAGGTGTTCTTTGAAGAAATATACGGTactatggaagaaaaatacttcagtgtaaAGGTTTATCTTATAGATATCCCTGTTTCCAGCCTTTTCTAAACACAAATAAACAGTACATGTAATTgcctttttaatgtatttgtatattGAAAGTAGAGCTGAATATCCACAAGCACAGCTTCCCAAGCagtagttttttaaaaaagttgtcCTTGTTCAGTTACGTCAGCTGAGCCTGCTAATAGAAGcatgggtgggttttttttttcagaattggTGAACTTTGTTCTATTAACTtgatcttttaatttttaattattttttttttttttacaggggATGCATGGAATATAAAGCAACTAAGGGGCAAGAGTAGTGAAGACTTGCACAAACTTTGGTAAGTAAATTTTACTGGAGTAGCTTCTCTTGTTTCAAAGTAGCTCTGCACGTTGTATTAAAATGTGGCTAGTGAACTTACTGGCCAGTAAGTTTAGTCTGCCATACAGCTTTGCATGCTTAAGCCTACTTTGGGCTTGGAACAGCCAAGGTTCTGGTACTGCTTAGAATACAAGAGCCGTACTGCAGGTGGTTGTGTGATGGTTGTATCCAGTACAAAAACTTCAGGTTTGGTACAACGAGGCTGAGTTTAAACTCTTTGGGACTTGTTTGAACTGAAAGACACGCTTGGTTGTAAGTGACCTCTGGTGAAGCTAACAAGTAaattagatcaggttgctcaggtcTCCATCCATTCTGATTATGAAAGTCTCTGAGGCTGGAGACTGCATCACCACTCCAGGCAATCTGTGCCAGGTTATTACCGTGAATAGTTTTTACCTTGCCATGTCTTGTCCTTTTGCTGTGCACCTGTAAGAAGAGTCTCTGTCCAGGTAGTGGGAAACTACTTGATGTTAACCTCTTCCCTCCTTAGCCTTCTTTATTTCAGGTTAAGTAAACCTGtcttcctcagcctctccttgtacGTCCTGTACATCAGCCCTCCCCTCGCCACCTTTACTGGGCTTTCTCCAGTTGGTCAGTATCTTTTTGCATCCTTCTATGAAGCTAGCAGGTATAGGGTATGGGATTATAGGTTGGATAACGGTGCTCTATCCAGCAGGGTAGTGAATCATTAATCACTAATGcatccagaaattattttttaagtactgTGCCTTTCTGATCTAGGTATGTcctactgaaggaaaaaaacatgcttttaacGTTAGAGCAAGAATCAAAAAGACAACACAGGCCTATGCCAAGTCCGGAACGACTAGACAAGGTAACTTTTTCATACTAGCTAAAAACATAACTGTAAGTAAAATTGCTGAATGAAAGATGAAGTGTTTGTAACCTTGTTGCAgaccttttttttaagctattcCCCTGATTTTAGTATATGCACAAACACTGTGCCCAAGCAACATAGTGGGAAAGGCCTTTCCACCTGCTATATCATGTATCGTGTTAAGAAATACTTCGCCGTCTTCATGCCCTGAAACCGCACTAGAGGATTTTTAGAAACTTTCCAGTAAAACTTCAAGATTATCTCTATCCTTACCCtccacaaacttttttttagcTACTTAACTGCTGCCATCTCCTTGCCTCTGACATTGTCATCTCCAAACTTGGGCCCTTTGGTTCATGTTTGTCTTCACTTCTGTCATTCCCTCCTTCTGCATTATTGCAGTTCTGCCACTGATTTATTAAATTCTTCACTCAGTATCTTTACTGTTGAAAACTTGATTTACTTATAAATTAACTGCCATCTCTATGCTTATGACTCACAGATGGAAATTGGCAGTTTCACTGGCCAGTTAAATAATACAGCTGTTTGACACAAGAGATACTCCCAGATACCCCCGTATTTATCCAAATTGATTTGTGAAAAGACTGACCTTTACACTGTtaatctgattttcttcataTGGTTAATAATTTGACTGTTACTTGCCACCACATGCACCTGCAACTgcattatgatttttttgtgtcaGACATGGATTTATTTGGTCTGTTGTCATTTCATCACTGTACTTATACACTAGGCAAGATCCAATATAAAACTCTTCTCTGGATCTCTTAGTGTACCTTGTTCTAATTTATGACAATACAGTATTTCAACTTTATCTTGTGATTCCCATTCTGAATGGTATTTTCTGCTTAGCCCCACCTACAAATTCCATATTCAGCAATTACAAATCACAGTAGAACTTGTTTTGGGAGAGAACTTAAGTAAGTGGCCCCAAGTGCTTCAAAAGTCAAATCTTACTAATTGcctgtttggttttggctgaagcccaagaaaagcagaagtcaaGCACCAGTTAAATGCTGTGATTGCAGAGACAAAATACAGCAATCTGCTTATTAAAATTTGCTCTAGCAGCTCCCCAACACATTTAACATTGCCATATGTAACGCAGTGTGTTACAGTAATCTTGTGAGACAGACCTGACTAAAAACTTTCAACTCAGTTGTCACAGCTCGGTCAAGTCAGCTTTCTAATGCCAGCAGGCATTACCAAGGCTGTGACCAGACTCCAGAGTGAAGAACTAGAACAACAGCCAACCAGTACAAACCATCTGACAGAAAAACATACAGCGTTACCTTCTATTTGCTTCTCCTActtccttcccaccctgcctcAGAGCTTTCTATACTTCTAGCATCAGCATTAGATCTGGCTTTATGTATTAGCCAGCTAGCCTTTAATCAAATATCAGACCATCAGTTATTTCATATCTGTTCTACTTGTAAGTTAGATTTTTAAAGCACCCATTCTTGACTGTTCTAGTACACAGGGACAATTCAGCCATTTCACTCCGTCCACAACTGTGAGGTAACTCATGATGGAGCTCCTagtctgttttgcctttgcttttccttttaaattttgtcTTAGATCTTCACTTGAGATCTTACTAATTGTCAGCATTGTGTTTTGTTGGCCCATCCTAAAACTGTGTCCTATTTCCAGGTTAAAAAGTCTATGAGAAATATAGACTTGGTtgtcagagaaagagaaattgcTTTGAGGCTTTTACAAACTGGCCATGAAAAACCAGCACCTGGCGAGTGGAGGCATGACTTCCTGGGACGCACCTACTGGTATGgaaaagagaactttttttcaTACATGTGAATTTTTCTTGTGGCATGTCTCTATCAGAAAATCCTTACAGTATATACATACCTTCTTGATTATGTATAGAAGGAAACATGTTTTCTGGTCAGCATTCACTTCTCCTTGagtattgtttttttttattggtgtgGTTATAATTGTTGCTAAATAAATCTATGGCAAACTCTACCAATCGTAACAGAGCTAGTGCCATGTAACTAAGTGGTTTCTGTACTCAGAGGATGTCTGTTACTGTAGGTGTTCTGTAATGCATGAATGAACTAGGGAGTACTGTTCAAGTTGAGCCATCTGGATGTCCCTAGTTAAAACGCAAAATCCGCATATTTGGGGACAATCACAGACTATTGCATGAGACCACATAAACATCCACTGGATTTCCCTACTTGGCAGATAATTAACTTGGAAGCTTCTACCTTTAGAATTATTATTGTCCAGATAGTTTCAGTAATCTATAATTTCAGGTGATGCTGCTGAAGGCTCTGGCAGGACCTGCTGTTTCATTAACTGGTATTTTACTGTCATCATATTGCCTTCAGGAGCACTAATTACAGTATTCAGCTTTGCAGTAACAGTGTAGATAACAGAAGGTCACACACTATAATAATGGTGACTTTTCCGTCATTATCCATTTGTTTACCCGTTAAATATAAATCAGCAGTGGTACTAGATGCACCAGCTGCTAGATTTACATCTCTAGGGATAAGGCTTCTGTGTATCTCTTTCTGCTTGGAGAAACTGTCTACAAGGAAGGGTTTGCCCTTGTATTTGGAAGCCCAGTCCGCAGTTGAAgcagggggaaggggcagaCAGTATGAAATGGTCTTTTAAGCTCATGCAGAAGCTGCAATACAGATAGTAGTAGGTCTGACACAATCTGGATGCACTGGAGTCTGTAGGTAAGCCTGCATAAGCCATCTGTGCAGCCCATCTGCAAGAGAAACCccaagcagaagagaaagactTATGTTCAGGCAGATTTGTACTTAACATGACACTCCCAACACTGGCATTTGAAAGAATACTGTAGTAGAAACAAAACTTTACTCACACAAATTGTTCACATTAGCGTTTGAAAGTTTTCTTATGGAGTAACTTCAAATACAAGTGCAAAGAATCACTATCTATACTGGGCCCTCTCTTCATAGTTTTTGAAGCAAGACTGCTTCTGACAGAAAGACACTGAGCTACATCGGAGATGTATTTACAAACCAAGCCAGCAATAGAGCTGAAAGTAGATACCCACACAGAAATTCTGTGATCTACTGGTCAGACCCCTTTACCATTGTACTGTAACCAAGTGCAACTGGTAGAATTCAAGAACGAAGGCAAAAAGTGTATGTTCTGTAATCACTTTCATCTGTCTTTAACAGGTACACTTATAAGGAATGGCCAATACCATGGTACTTGAACAAAAAATACCGAAAGAGGAAATTCTATTACTTACCTCACGTGGATCGCTTCATCAggtaaaaagatttttttgacaTTGAGTTATTTTCTGGTATGTTCCTCAGTCTTCCTTGTTCCActtcacaaggaaaaaaggagtAATTATCTTGTTGGTTTTACAGCtaatacactgaaaataaggctttttaaaattacagcttgctcttgtttcttcttgctgtttccATCTTAGTTATTAAGAGACTTGGTTATCTGTGAAGTTGCACTGTAAAACTTTGTGCAGACTACCTAAGATCCTCCCAGAGGTTGAATTTCTGTAGgattcaaaagcagcagaaaaccaaTATTTATTTGCTTAGCAGGCATTTTTGCTCatcaaaagcaaattaatacTGAAGTTGTTAATCACTGGGAGCCTCTCTTTGATTAGGGGGTTGAGCTCATTAAGGTTGTTATACAACCTATCTAGAAATTAACCACACTGACTTCTTTATTTCAGGCTTAGACTTGAAAAATCTTTACGTATAAGGGCAAGAAGGCAAAACCTagagaggaagaggcagaagctCTTGCAAATTAAGTTCCCTCATCTTGCTGTGAAATCTCAGGGCCAGTAACATACTGCAAGAGTGCTGCAAGCAACTGGCTGAGTACCTGAGTACCTCTGACTGGAACATGAAACGAGTTCTGAAACGAGTCGACAACTAGCCTGAGCGTTCCTGAGGGTCGTCTTcatctggtgttttttttaatcccacaTTTGacttaaattaaatttatctGGAATGAAAAAGCAGCCTTGGTGCGTAACTGAAATTAATCCTAACAGTTGTTTTCTAGAAGCGTTTGAAAAATGATGGATTAACCAACTATTACAAAAGCGAGACACACATTagcagtgaaaagcagcaactgACTGCCCCATGTAAGTATAGTGTCTCAGGATATTTACCcagtttagtttaaaaaatacacattaaacCCAGACAAACATGAGAACCTCGGAAACTCACATACTAGCCTCTCTTCCCTGGTCATCTGAGTTACAGGTTTGTCACTTAAGCTACACGTGCTTTCTGCATAAAACCAGAGGGAAATAGGCTTTTTCAGTCTGCTACAAGGAGGTTTTCCCTGCTTAAAGTCCAGTTTGTTAGAAAGTATGAAATACTTAGAACGTGAACTTTCACCAATGCAGTTTTGAGACCTAGATTTCTTGATACCCATGACAAAGTAAAACATTTGAGCAATGTTTTTTTGCAGTGTGCACAGGGTTTGAAGGAAGATTGGCAATAGTCTTCCGTAAAGTTGAAGTAGAAAGGTACTGCTACTGCTCTCAATGGTAAACACCTACTTCATGAAAACTTTTGCTTCCTGAAAGACTACTATTTGTGACTTTACTCCAAATTTCTATACAACCTCAGCTGAATGCTCAGTGTGCTATGCCGTATTGTCTGGTTCCCTTGATGTTTACAGTGTTCTAACAAAACTGTAGAAGATACagatctttttatttccatcatCCTAACCTTCAGTTACTCCTCTGCATCACATAAAATATCCATTTCTTAGACAGAATCAACAGACAATGGTGAGAAAACCCCAGAAAGTGTTTTGCTCTCAATATGGTGCTGGAACATTCACAAGTATTACCACTATACTGcatagaacttttttttttttaagatgataCACAAGATAAAAGTTGAACAGACATAACGAAACTTAAGCACAGTCATTTCACAAAGAGAACCAAAAACCccttctttttatcttcaccTCTAGCTACAAGCTGTCCAGTCAGTCCTAGTACTTCCCTGATGCCACTGgacctttagaaaaaaatgctcattGCCACGTGCTAAGGTACAAGTTCAGTTGCCATTCCACATTTTACTGACTGAAGTCTTTTTCTTCCAGCGTGACAATAGCTGGTGAGTTCTATCACCTATTGAAGCTGACTAAGTTGGCCTCATTTTGTGAGAGAAATACGGTTTGTCAATAGCTTTCAAAATCTGGGGTGAGCAACTAACAGTTATTACGATAAGACAAAAGCAGGCTGTTTTGATAAATTACTTTATTAACTGGAGGTAATGTGAAACTGTTTTCAGCTAGAGGCCTCATGATTATTTTTGCACAAGGTCTTTTAGACTAGGGAAAATGCAGTAGTACTGTTTACATTACTTATTTATATATCTTTTAAAGTCAGTTAAATGCTATTTGGTTTTCCACAGCTTTTAAGGTAAGGAGCAAAACTTCACTGTGTCCCGATACAGAACATCACACAGTTGTAAATTAAAGTAAGCTTAACAGCAACATAGAGCTACATCTTGACAACTAGTTCCTGTTGAGAAAAAGCCATCCTGCTTCCTCAGACCCTGAGCGCACTCCCCACGCAAAACAGGCACTTACCCACCCTGCTGCGAGTCAGCCAAGGGAGCTACACCAGCAATAAGAAGTAGTGACTGCCCCCATGAGTTACAGCTGCCTGTAGAAACATCAAGCCACATCCTCAGTTCTATGACTATTCTAGTCTTAGACAATTCTTTGCCTTAACTTCCCTGGCTCAAACAAGTTTTGCTTCTCACCTACATCACACAGGCATTATATACATTCTTAAAATCAGGTGGAAAGCACTAATTGTTTGCTGAAATGAAGTTGCTCCATAATGGAAAATCAGCAGGCCAGTGCTTAATGTAACATTTGCTACATGGAATGTAACATTTTCATGAGACGGTGAAAGTTCATGCTGAACTGAGTGACGTATAGTAGCTTACTAAATACaaactttccatttttaaaacgAGTAACTTTCTCTGCAAGTACTCACGAAGTTGCTCAAATATAAAAGaccaacatttatttttaaagagagaaataagAGCAGTTTAAGGCCAAAGTACCAGCAAGGAAGACTAGTATGTGAAAGTAGACAAGAGATTGTTTAATAAATTTGCACAGGCATTTTCAGGGTTATGCCTCTATTAGCCAACGTGTAAAGCTGTTCCCAGGAAAAGATACTAGAGAAAATAGACATTtatacaaaattataaaatgctTGTTACATGAATTATTGCTTTACAAAGGATGTAAACATCCTTTTTCTATTGGTGCTATACCAATTAATCTCTCAAAATTTCTAAGCTTTGTTAAAATGGAACTTGAATTATGCAAAAAATCCAATATAAACTTTCTACAAAAAAAAGAGTCCATCCCATTCCTGAGTATGCTAAAGCTATAAAACAGAAGGAGCACTGAGCAGGCAGCAGTTTTCACAGTAAGAGGTTTaaggacattttctttctacacACTGTTTCCCTCCTTCTTCATATTCTTGTTTAGAAATCCACATCTGTTGAAAAGTACcctacaaacaaacaaacaataaatcagaaaacaagTGAAGGTTAAGTGAAACAACATTAGCTTTtccaaggaggaaaaacaagcaaGTCTTTACATTAAACAGGATAAGAGGACTTGACCTGCTTAACTCCCTTTCCCTCTGAGTTTTATACTGCCAATGATTATACTAAAGACAGGACgtttgcagaaaggaaaggtgATTTCAGTCTCCTTTTCCCATACTGCTAAATGAATCCCCACAAATGATTTCAGTATGCAGTAACTTGTAGAATTAACTTCAGAATTAAGTTTCACAGTATACACGTCATTTCTAGATAGCGTATTTCAAGCCTGCACCATACTGTTAAAAACGGGGAGAATGTGGCAAGTTATTATTTGATTGGAAATGCTCATgttgtcttccttttttaaacagattctGTTCACCTTACCACAAGGATAGACAAGATTATGATTGCTATGGTAGCACAAACTCTGCAATGCATATTTAATGCGGAATTAGATTTTTGGGTGACGGTGCTGCTTGGCATAGCAACATAGTAACACAGGGTTACTAACCAAAGAAGCCAAAATGGAACCCCCTATCCACGAGCTGAACCTCCGCTCCACTGTCGTGTTGTTCGCTATCAACTTCAGGCGCATGCTCTGAATAGAAAAGGAGATAAACATGAAAGAACAACCAGACAAATTGTAGGCTGGTGACCTTGAAAGACAAGAGGAGGACAGCACAAGGACCTTGGTGTATATACCAGCATGCAGGCGAAAAACGTCAGTTTTATTAAACCTGCAATAATGCTCATTTGCCCTGTACTTAGAATTCAAGAATAGCCATAGTGGTAGAAGAACACGTGTGACTTTTATCCTGTTTCCCaacagggagcagcagcaaattCTTAAAGCTAGAAATAGGGCAGGTAGAAAGCAACAATAATCACAGTATACATTATCATTTCTAACTGCATCGGGACTAAAGTGTCTTACTGTTGCTGAACTTAATTGGTCTAGTCCTTTTTGGAccctttcattcattttgttttcaaaatgcctttggcaataaaatctttgcatttcaaTGGGTTCGTCCCCAGCTATTATAAGAAGCAGCAAATAACTACCCTTCTCAGTTTCTCATAACATTAATGATTGCAGAGTTCTACAAGTAGAACATTTTTACTTAAATACCAATATTCAAGAAATATAATAAGCTATATGTGCTCTCAAGAACATAGGTGTAAGGTATTAATACCTTAGATATCAAGtgatttagaaaaatacaagtATGTTAAATCACCAGGTTTTATCTATGAGTAGGTTG from Falco rusticolus isolate bFalRus1 chromosome 13, bFalRus1.pri, whole genome shotgun sequence harbors:
- the MRPL47 gene encoding 39S ribosomal protein L47, mitochondrial; the encoded protein is MAAAAAVAALCRRLPGALRLSGAWPRPAAAGPPGLTLNLFHKGLAKVEPLCQLKFLHTTLSRKGLEEFFDDPGNWGEKSVKSGDAWNIKQLRGKSSEDLHKLWYVLLKEKNMLLTLEQESKRQHRPMPSPERLDKVKKSMRNIDLVVREREIALRLLQTGHEKPAPGEWRHDFLGRTYWYTYKEWPIPWYLNKKYRKRKFYYLPHVDRFIRLRLEKSLRIRARRQNLERKRQKLLQIKFPHLAVKSQGQ